In candidate division WOR-3 bacterium, the following are encoded in one genomic region:
- a CDS encoding glycosyltransferase: MNQSTSVKRAGRLGGLSKTGLMYASLLVFWVACILLFNPRLLSLMHSSTSIPARVSVLLFVLCIDVFWLYGGYYLMMFLFSLLARLDRRPAPALAKDPPPVAVLYTTCNDFSLRAAVSCVEQAYGRHHVFVLDDSTDPGKIAEVDAFAGRFPDKVTVVRRGTRDGYKAGNVNSALRNYVKGYPYFALVDADGVIPPDFVAKLTPYFGLDERIAFVQGSHSPHPVQKSRFAQDLAEGILPLWTVYFPPKNKYGFVVFLGHGGIIRRDVWEQAGGFPEVVSEDLAFSTKIREMGYTGYFVPGVVSLEDFPESYAQLRKQQVKYTKGSLEYMARGFGGFARARGVKWYEKADVLFSCTSLYLPAFYLLFLFLYCLVLPAYWGIDKPLNISLPGLNVRLWTACVFRQEFKSIGTAGFYALTILTMVAPILGCLGPMLRRPAKTLRLLCLSTVPYLSLVFASFWSAFNYLFTKRAVFLVTGDRRQVGGSQGHPTRRCSLLVPELVLGLFLTAVGLRLVNLSLLALSISLILGSLVHRFGWSNRVLAPALFVPALLILGAVGTLGMGAIGLQGIFLPFFMVHF, translated from the coding sequence ATGAACCAGAGCACGAGCGTGAAACGAGCCGGGCGGCTGGGCGGTTTGTCGAAGACCGGTCTGATGTACGCATCCCTGCTGGTCTTCTGGGTGGCCTGCATCCTCCTCTTCAACCCGCGCCTGCTATCGTTGATGCATTCGTCGACCAGCATACCGGCGAGGGTCTCGGTCCTGCTGTTTGTGTTGTGCATCGACGTCTTCTGGCTGTATGGCGGTTACTACCTGATGATGTTCCTTTTCTCTCTGCTTGCCCGGCTTGACCGGCGACCCGCTCCTGCCTTGGCGAAGGACCCTCCGCCGGTTGCCGTCTTGTACACCACGTGTAACGACTTCAGCCTGCGCGCGGCGGTGTCGTGCGTGGAACAGGCCTACGGCCGACACCACGTCTTCGTCCTTGACGACAGCACCGACCCCGGCAAGATCGCCGAGGTCGACGCGTTTGCCGGGCGGTTCCCCGACAAAGTGACCGTGGTCCGGCGCGGCACCCGTGACGGCTACAAGGCAGGCAACGTCAACAGCGCGCTGCGGAACTACGTGAAAGGGTATCCCTATTTCGCTCTCGTGGACGCGGATGGCGTGATACCGCCGGATTTCGTGGCCAAGTTGACCCCCTACTTCGGCCTGGACGAGCGGATTGCCTTCGTGCAGGGCAGCCACTCGCCCCATCCGGTCCAGAAGTCCCGGTTCGCTCAGGACCTGGCTGAGGGCATACTGCCGCTCTGGACGGTCTACTTCCCGCCGAAGAACAAGTACGGCTTTGTCGTCTTCCTGGGCCACGGCGGGATCATCCGGCGCGATGTTTGGGAACAGGCGGGCGGCTTTCCTGAAGTTGTCTCCGAGGATCTGGCGTTCTCCACCAAGATAAGAGAGATGGGGTACACGGGCTACTTCGTTCCCGGCGTTGTGAGCCTGGAGGACTTCCCGGAGTCGTATGCGCAACTGCGCAAGCAGCAGGTCAAGTACACCAAGGGCAGTCTGGAGTACATGGCGAGAGGCTTCGGAGGGTTCGCCCGGGCGCGGGGAGTAAAATGGTATGAGAAAGCTGACGTGTTGTTCTCGTGTACCTCCCTCTATCTGCCGGCGTTCTATCTGCTGTTCTTGTTCCTCTATTGCCTGGTGCTCCCGGCCTACTGGGGAATCGACAAGCCGCTGAACATATCGCTCCCGGGCCTGAACGTCAGGCTCTGGACCGCATGCGTATTCCGGCAGGAGTTCAAGTCCATCGGCACGGCCGGTTTCTATGCGCTGACCATCCTGACCATGGTCGCGCCGATACTGGGTTGCCTTGGACCGATGCTCCGGAGGCCGGCCAAGACGCTCCGCTTGCTGTGCCTATCGACGGTGCCGTACCTCTCGCTCGTCTTTGCGTCGTTCTGGAGCGCCTTCAACTACTTGTTCACAAAAAGGGCGGTGTTTCTTGTGACCGGCGACAGGCGCCAAGTCGGCGGATCACAAGGCCATCCGACGCGGCGGTGTTCGCTACTCGTGCCCGAGCTTGTCCTCGGCCTGTTCCTGACCGCCGTAGGCCTGCGGCTCGTGAATCTCTCTCTCTTGGCGCTCTCCATCAGCCTGATACTGGGCAGTCTGGTTCACAGGTTCGGATGGAGCAACAGAGTTCTCGCGCCTGCCCTATTCGTTCCGGCCCTGCTGATACTCGGGGCCGTGGGAACGCTAGGGATGGGCGCTATCGGTCTGCAGGGCATCTTCCTGCCGTTCTTCATGGTGCACTTCTAG